The Polyangia bacterium DNA window CACCTATCCGGATCGCGAGCGCAATTTTTTGAAAAACTTGTGTATCGGAGACCGCCGGGCGAATCTTAATCGACTCAGCAAATGGGCCAAGGGATGGCGTGTGTCTGCGGTGGCCGAGATTTCCTGTAGGACAGCCTCTTATGAACGAAATCATTTGGCAAAGGCAGACATCTCACAATGACCTTGCCCAGGGGGCACGGCATTTGGGCCGCGTCCACGACACGATTCTCGTCTACGGCGGTTCAGATGCGCCCTTTGTTGCACCAGTGTACACACCGTACGACGGTAGCTACGTAAGTTCCCACTACGGAGTCGTTGACGAGAAAGGACGGCGCTTTCAATACGGTGATCTGAGTGGGCCGGGCGGAGCCGCAAAAGGGAACCCTTATTACGAACTCTTCGGGCACACAAGATATTGGCGATATAGCGAGGAGCGCGCGTACGTGAATTGGTCAAGGAAGGCCGTGTCGTCCAGCCATCACCTGGTGCATTGCCTCGACAGAAGCGACTGCTCGATGACATGCCGGGAATTCCACTGCAGGACGTCTGGTCCGACATCAGTCCTGTCAATTCGCAAGCCAAGGAAGCTCTCGGCTATCCGACCCAGAAGGTCGTCACGCTATTGGAACGAATTATCGGCTTGTCGTGCCCACCCAACGGCCTTGTTCTGGACTGCTTCCTTGGCTCCGGCACCACCGCCGAAGCCGCCGAGCGCCTCGGCCGCCGTTGGATCGGCATCGACAATGGCAAGTACGCCGTCCACCTGGCAAGAAAGCGACTGATCCAATTGCACGGCCAGCCGCGCCCACCGGAAAAGTCGCAGCCTGAATACATAGAGTGCGACCACTGCAAGAACATCGAACGTAAAGAGAAGCCGCAACGCAGCCCCGGCACCTTCAACGTTCGCCCCTTCACCGTCGAGAACATGGGCGTCTACCAGCGCGCCGAAGCCTGGCAGGACTTTCAGACTCGTCGCTCGGTCTACCGCGACGAGATGATCCGCGTCTTTGGCGGCGAGCCGGTCGCGCACTCGCCGCTTCTGCACGGCCGCAAGGGCGCGTACTGGATTCACGTGGGACCGCTCGACGGCCCGATCTCGTCGGGTCAGGTCTGGAACATCGCCCGCGAGGCCCAGCACACCAACACCAAAGCCGTCACCATCCTGTCCGCCGATTTCGACACCCTATCGAGCAGCGAGAAGGAAGACGTGCAGGCCCGCACTGGCGTGACCGTCACCATCCGGGTGATCCCCGCCCAGGCCATCGACGAGGACCGGCGCCGCATGGAAATGCTGAACCGCCCGCCCGACGCCCCGATCGAATCGATGGCCATCCCCGCTTTCTACGCGCCGCTGTCGATCGTCCTGTCACCGCGCACCGCCGGGCGCACAGTCGCGCTGACCCTGGAACGATGTGAGGTGGACATAGAATCATTCCTGGCCAGCCAGCGGCCGGTCTTGAAACCCACCACCGACGCCATGAGCACCACGGCCCGCCGCAAAGCCGAAGCCGAAGCCGAAAAGTGGAAAGACCGCGAAGCCGAGCTGCAAAAGTGGCTGCGCAAGGCCGACAGCTGGCAGAAGTTCGTCGATTTCTGGGCCGTCGACTGGAACTATGGCACCCGCGTCGGCCAGGACGACAAGCCCATCTTCGAGACCGACTGGCAAAGCTTCCGCCTGCGCAAATCCAAGGGTGAAACCGAACCGCTGGTCTTCATCGCCGAGTTCAAATACCCCGATCCCGGCCAGTACCGGATCGCCGCGCGTGTCACCGACGTCTTCGGCAACGACGGCATCGCCACCGTCAACGTCGAGGTGCAGTGAGCCCAGATTTCCGAGACCGTGTCTCGGAAATTGTGATGCCCGAAGCCCAGCGAAAAGCGCCGTTGTGAACATGATACTCTTCCCGGTGCAGCGACCATGAAGCAGCACAGGTTTCGGCTAACCGGGCCCCGCGCCACTGGCGCCCGCCTGTCGGCCGTGGTGATGCGCGACCTGCTGGATGCGCTGATCAACAGCGCCCGGCACGCCGTTCGCCTGCGCGTTGATGGACGCGACATGACCGGCGCGCTTCCGGCATGGCTGGATCGGATCAGCGATCTGACCGTCCTGCCCCTGGAAGCCGGATCGACACGGGTCGTGGTGGAGGCGCCGACTCTGGCAGAAGCCGCCCCCGACCGATTCGCCCAGGTGGACTACGTCAGCGCGCTGAGCCCTGACGAAACCAGCGTCGACGTTCTGGAAGAAAGCCTGGCCGACGCTCTTTCTGGCAATGACTCCGCCGACCGTTTCGACGCCGGACTTCTCCGGACCTTCGGCCAATTCTCCCGGTTGTGGCGATATCAAATCGAAGCCATCGAGTTCGAAGGAGCGGCGCGCCTTCGTCTGGATCCAAGCGGCACCGCTCGACTGGATGCTCTGCAGAAAAAAATGCCCGCCGAGCAGCGAACGATCGTCGTGGGCAAGCTGGATCAACTGCACCACTCGAAACGCATGTTCACCATCCGCACCGACGACGGCCAGGACCTCCGAGGCGTGCTGGCGAACGACGATACAGCGGTCGATTCCCTGGCGCCGTTGTTCGGCCAGCGGGCCCAGGTGGCGGGGATCGCAAAATTTCGGGCGTCGGGAACGCTGTGGCTGATCGAGGCAGATGCCGTGGCTCCTGCCGCCCCGGGTGCTTCGCCTTTATCAAAGGCGCCGAAGCCGCTTTTTCCTGCTCTCGACGCCCGATCTCTGCACAAGTCCCAAGGCCCAAAGTCGGGGGTCGCGGCGGTCTTCGGTCGCTGGCCAGGTGACGAAACCGACTCGGAAATCGAGGATCTTCTCGCAGAGAATTCATGAACGCCGGCGGGCTGCTGCTACTGGACACAAGCGTCGTCGTTCACCTGTGTCGCGGCGACGAGGTGGGGAGCCGGATCGATACTTCATACGGTTTGCGGACGCGCCCGGAGCGGCCGCTGATTTCGGTGGTGACGGTGGGAGAAACGCTGGGGTTCGGCAAACAACGGCGCTGGGGAGAAGAGAAAATGGCCATCCTGCGTGACGTGCTGACGGAGTTCGTGGTCGTGGACATCAACCACCGCGATATCCTGGAACGGTACGCTGAGATCCGGGCACTGGATCGCGGCAGCGGCTGGAACCTGTCGCAGAATGACACCTGGATTGCGGCAACGGCGTCGGTGACCAGAGCCCTTCTTCTGACGACCGATCGCGATTTCAGCAGAGTTGACGCCGCGATCTTGAGCTGCTCGTACATCGAATCGCAAACCACGAAGGTGCAGTGATGCCGACCCCCTTTGATCGATCGCCCGCGCTGGGCGAGCTGCACGGCCAGGCCCGCGTGATCGCCGAGGTGCAGCGGCGTGTCGATGCCTGGCGTGGATTCAACCTGGGGCGTGCCGCGGAGCCCTACCCCACCGCGGCGCCGCGCTACGTGCCCAGCGTCGACGGCGAACGGCCGATCAGCGACACCACGATGCACCTTTTGCAGCACTGGTTCCGTCACGAGCCGCATCAGCTTCGCAAAGGACAGGCGTTCAAATACTGGCCTCACCAGCGCCGGCTGGTCGAGACCTTCATTTACCTTTACGAGGTACGCGGCATCCGGCGAACCGAGGAGCTGTATCGGCTGGCGGGCGTCGGGGAGTTGGGTCCGCAACGTGACCCGTGGGCCAAGCTGGGCGGCCAGCTGGCCACCGGTTCTGGCAAGACCAAGATGATGAGCCTGCTCATCGCGTGGTCGTACCTGAACGCCGTCTGTGAAGGGGACGCCCGTTTGGGATTCGGACCGCACGCCATCTTGATCGCGCCGAACCTGTTCGTGAAGGATCGACTGCTGCAAGACTTTCGCCCGCCCTATGGCGAAACGTCGGTCTTCCTCGCCGATCCCGTGGTGCCACCCGCCTTCGACCAGATGTGGAACCTGAAGGTTTACGATTCGGTGACCTGCCCGCGTCTCTTGGATCCGTCAGAGGGCGCGCTGGTGGTCACCAACTATCACCAGCTGCTGCGAGAGAGCGAGGAGGCACCGACGCTGATGCAGTGGGAGCAGCACCAGATGGATCTGCTGTTCCATGCTGGCGAGCCTGATCGCCTGGAGGCTGTAACCACGCCGTTGCTAGAGCGGTTCGCTCGCTCGCGGGGGCTGCTGGTGCTGAACGATGAGGCCCACCACGTGTGGGACGAAGCCGGCCACGGCCAGTTTGAACAAAAGGCCCGCGACAAGGCGCGCGTCAGCCAGAGTGAAGACGAAGCCACGGCGATGGCCTGGATTCGATCGATTCGCCGATTGAATGGCGACGGCCAGACGCCGGGACGGGTGGCGCTGCAGGTGGATCTATCGGCAACGCTGTTCGAGGAGACCGGGTCATCCGCGCGATCGGGCAAGGGCGGCAAGAACAAGGCGGCCAAGGAATTCCGACCGACCGACCTCTTTCGGCACACCACGGTCTACTACCCGCTGGCCGATGCCATCCGTGACGGCATCGTCAAAAGGCCGATCCTGGAGCGGGTGGAGGTTCGGAACCAGAAGACGGGACAGATCGAAGCGCCGGTGCGCGACGGGCAGCCGAACGCCTGGGAGAAGTACCGAAATCTGCTGGTGACCGGCATCGAGCGATGGAAGAAGGTCCGGGACCAGTTAATCGACGAAGGAGATCCGCGCAAGCCGATCCTGTTCATTCTGGCGAACGATCGGAACGAGGCGCGCGAAGTCGCGAACTTCCTTCGCTACGGCGAGGCCCTGCGCGACGACGTGACGGGTCGGGCCGTCAGTGGTTATCGCAGCAAACCGGACGAGGCGCCCCTGTTCGTTGATCAAGAGGGCGGCGTCGCGCGATCGACGGTGGTCGAAATCCATATCGGCGAGAAGGAACAGAAAAACGACGCCGCCTGGGAAGACGTCCGACGTTCAGTCAACGCCGTTGACCACGACCAGATCCCCAAGATCGACGATGAAGGCCGACCGGTGCTGGACGCCGAAGGCCGACCAGTCCTGGTGCCCAACCCTTACAACGTCGTGGTCAGCGTCATGATGTTGAAGGAGGGCTGGGACGTCCGCAACGTGAAGGTCATCGTTCCCCTGCGCCCCTGCGACTCACGCACGCTGACCGAGCAGACCCTGGGTCGCGGCCTGCGCAAGATGCACCCGCCGATCCTCGACGAGGAGGGCGGCGCCTTCATGAAGACGGAGGAGCTGTACGTCATCGAGCATCCTTCGTTCAAGGCGATCCTGGATCAGATCCAGGACATCATCGAAGAACGTTCCTCCGATGAAATCGAGCACGCCCGCGAGTACGTGCCGATTTTGCAGAAGGCCGACCTATCCGAGCGACAGGCGCACGGTGTGCGACTGGTTCGGTTCGAAGGATTGCGCGAGGTCGTTCCCGACTGGCGCAAGACGTTCGACAGCGCCCGCATTCCCGCGCTCTCACCGCAACTGGCCTGGATGGAAGAGATCGCCGACACCGAGATCAAGACGTTCTTGAAAGAGGCCTTGGCGGCGACGGAAACCGAGGGCCAGGTGTTCATCGTCCCCGAGACACCCTCCTATCGCGATTTCGACCATTTGATCGAGATCGCCATGGCCGTACCGATCCTACGAGAGATGCGCACCAGCTTTCACCACAAGACCGCGGTCAAAGGCATCGTGCGCGAGTTTCTGGAGCGCAAGACCTTCAGCCTTCCTGCTGGCTTGCCCCTGTCCTTCGACCGGATTCCCGAAGGTGACTATGCGCGAATAGCGCTGGGAAACCTGGCGCGGGCCGAGGTCATTGCAGCGGTCAAGCGAGCCTTGTTACCGCCCCTGCAAGAAGCCATCACCGCCGAACGCCGGGCGACCGAGGCGCACATGTCAGAGCGCCGGGCCGAAGAGCTGGAGGGATACCAGGCGCTGAAGAAACACGTCTTCGATGCGCCCCAGAAAAGCCCGTTCGATCGAGCTGCGCTGGAGAACGCCGACGAAGAGGCCGTCGCGCATCTCCTGGACGCCGCGAAGGACGTCACCGGGTGGATCTACAACCACCGAAGCGGCGTCGGCTACTCCATCGAGTACGACTGGCAGGGAATGATTTCGCACTACTATCCCGACTTCATCGCGCGGGCGCGCATCGGCGAGGTGTTCCACAACTTCATCATCGAGGTAAAGGGCCGCTTCGACGATCGTGATCGCACCAAGGCCGAGCGCGGTCAGCGCTACTGCGACCTGCTGACCGAGCACGATCGCGAACCCTGGCATTATCTTTT harbors:
- a CDS encoding site-specific DNA-methyltransferase produces the protein MPGIPLQDVWSDISPVNSQAKEALGYPTQKVVTLLERIIGLSCPPNGLVLDCFLGSGTTAEAAERLGRRWIGIDNGKYAVHLARKRLIQLHGQPRPPEKSQPEYIECDHCKNIERKEKPQRSPGTFNVRPFTVENMGVYQRAEAWQDFQTRRSVYRDEMIRVFGGEPVAHSPLLHGRKGAYWIHVGPLDGPISSGQVWNIAREAQHTNTKAVTILSADFDTLSSSEKEDVQARTGVTVTIRVIPAQAIDEDRRRMEMLNRPPDAPIESMAIPAFYAPLSIVLSPRTAGRTVALTLERCEVDIESFLASQRPVLKPTTDAMSTTARRKAEAEAEKWKDREAELQKWLRKADSWQKFVDFWAVDWNYGTRVGQDDKPIFETDWQSFRLRKSKGETEPLVFIAEFKYPDPGQYRIAARVTDVFGNDGIATVNVEVQ
- a CDS encoding type II toxin-antitoxin system VapC family toxin encodes the protein MNAGGLLLLDTSVVVHLCRGDEVGSRIDTSYGLRTRPERPLISVVTVGETLGFGKQRRWGEEKMAILRDVLTEFVVVDINHRDILERYAEIRALDRGSGWNLSQNDTWIAATASVTRALLLTTDRDFSRVDAAILSCSYIESQTTKVQ
- a CDS encoding S24 family peptidase; this translates as MPTPFDRSPALGELHGQARVIAEVQRRVDAWRGFNLGRAAEPYPTAAPRYVPSVDGERPISDTTMHLLQHWFRHEPHQLRKGQAFKYWPHQRRLVETFIYLYEVRGIRRTEELYRLAGVGELGPQRDPWAKLGGQLATGSGKTKMMSLLIAWSYLNAVCEGDARLGFGPHAILIAPNLFVKDRLLQDFRPPYGETSVFLADPVVPPAFDQMWNLKVYDSVTCPRLLDPSEGALVVTNYHQLLRESEEAPTLMQWEQHQMDLLFHAGEPDRLEAVTTPLLERFARSRGLLVLNDEAHHVWDEAGHGQFEQKARDKARVSQSEDEATAMAWIRSIRRLNGDGQTPGRVALQVDLSATLFEETGSSARSGKGGKNKAAKEFRPTDLFRHTTVYYPLADAIRDGIVKRPILERVEVRNQKTGQIEAPVRDGQPNAWEKYRNLLVTGIERWKKVRDQLIDEGDPRKPILFILANDRNEAREVANFLRYGEALRDDVTGRAVSGYRSKPDEAPLFVDQEGGVARSTVVEIHIGEKEQKNDAAWEDVRRSVNAVDHDQIPKIDDEGRPVLDAEGRPVLVPNPYNVVVSVMMLKEGWDVRNVKVIVPLRPCDSRTLTEQTLGRGLRKMHPPILDEEGGAFMKTEELYVIEHPSFKAILDQIQDIIEERSSDEIEHAREYVPILQKADLSERQAHGVRLVRFEGLREVVPDWRKTFDSARIPALSPQLAWMEEIADTEIKTFLKEALAATETEGQVFIVPETPSYRDFDHLIEIAMAVPILREMRTSFHHKTAVKGIVREFLERKTFSLPAGLPLSFDRIPEGDYARIALGNLARAEVIAAVKRALLPPLQEAITAERRATEAHMSERRAEELEGYQALKKHVFDAPQKSPFDRAALENADEEAVAHLLDAAKDVTGWIYNHRSGVGYSIEYDWQGMISHYYPDFIARARIGEVFHNFIIEVKGRFDDRDRTKAERGQRYCDLLTEHDREPWHYLLLLENEPVGRQDITWWGKQSRTEIGDLSRHLEGLPLLPNMDSQPRRDRSKLEILKTVPVDQQFREAVPVHDLAAAAGGFSSTQTPETIGWVKIHAQRILDRRMFVAKVVGRSMETAIPDGSWALFRLFPDGAPPAATALDGRRVVVQLRDATDPETGGRYTVKRWRVTATGPDGGAAEIELRPDNPGFKTMRMRSEDGDIRVIAEFLEVVG